From the genome of Muricauda sp. SCSIO 64092, one region includes:
- the pckA gene encoding phosphoenolpyruvate carboxykinase (ATP) yields MANSIPGTKTISLNDHGITHNNIHYQLSSDELHDATLQKGLGKESSLGALAVSTGEFTGRSPMDRFIVKDAITTEKIWWGDINIPFEPDAFDQLYTKMVSYLNDKELYVRDAFVCADPLYKMGVRVINEYPWSNLFVYNMFLRPTPQELVDFEPEWTVLNAPGFLANAQMDGTRQHNFAILNFTKKIALVGGTGYTGEIKKGIFSTLNFILPTFNNVLPMHCSANLGEDGDTALFFGLSGTGKTTLSTDPNRKLIGDDEHGWTPKNTVFNFEGGCYAKVINLSQEKEPEIYGAIKRGAILENVVMDDDGNVDFTDSSVTQNTRVSYPIYHIENIQQPSVGENVKNIFFLTADAFGVLPPISKLTPAQAAYHFISGYTAKVAGTEAGVIEPQPSFSACFGAPFMPLHPTVYAEMLSNKMKESGVDVWLINTGWTGGPYGVGTRMELKYTRAMISAALEGKLGLYNYDNYHIHSVFGVAQPRECPGVPTSVLSPRATWNDDDAYYKTAFKLSNAFRENFKKFEAYANEEIRRGGPQRYAF; encoded by the coding sequence ATGGCAAATTCCATCCCTGGGACGAAAACGATTTCGCTAAATGACCACGGAATCACCCATAACAATATCCATTACCAGCTCTCATCTGATGAATTGCATGATGCTACGCTGCAAAAAGGACTTGGAAAAGAATCCTCTTTGGGGGCACTGGCGGTAAGTACGGGAGAGTTTACTGGAAGGTCACCAATGGATCGGTTTATTGTAAAGGATGCAATTACTACAGAAAAGATTTGGTGGGGAGATATCAATATTCCCTTTGAACCGGACGCCTTTGATCAACTGTACACCAAGATGGTCTCTTATTTGAATGATAAGGAGCTTTATGTGCGTGATGCCTTTGTTTGTGCCGATCCCTTGTATAAAATGGGTGTTAGGGTCATTAACGAATATCCTTGGTCCAATTTGTTTGTATACAATATGTTCTTAAGACCAACTCCGCAAGAGCTTGTGGACTTTGAACCGGAATGGACGGTATTGAATGCTCCCGGTTTCCTTGCCAATGCCCAAATGGATGGAACGAGGCAACATAATTTTGCCATTTTGAATTTTACAAAAAAGATTGCTTTGGTTGGGGGAACGGGATATACCGGCGAGATTAAAAAAGGCATTTTCTCCACACTTAACTTCATTCTCCCTACATTCAACAACGTACTACCTATGCACTGTTCTGCCAATCTGGGGGAAGATGGTGATACGGCTCTTTTCTTTGGCTTGTCCGGTACGGGGAAGACTACCCTTTCCACGGACCCCAATAGGAAGCTGATCGGGGATGATGAGCATGGTTGGACCCCAAAAAACACTGTATTTAACTTTGAGGGGGGCTGTTATGCCAAGGTCATTAACCTATCCCAGGAAAAGGAACCGGAGATTTACGGAGCCATTAAAAGAGGGGCGATTTTGGAGAATGTGGTCATGGATGATGATGGCAATGTGGATTTCACCGACAGTTCCGTTACACAGAATACCAGGGTAAGTTATCCGATTTACCACATTGAAAATATTCAGCAACCTTCCGTGGGTGAGAATGTGAAGAATATTTTCTTTTTGACAGCCGATGCCTTTGGGGTATTGCCGCCAATATCAAAATTGACACCTGCCCAAGCAGCATACCACTTTATTTCCGGATATACGGCAAAAGTAGCTGGAACGGAGGCTGGGGTAATTGAACCGCAACCTTCTTTCTCCGCCTGTTTTGGTGCACCTTTCATGCCTTTGCACCCCACGGTCTATGCCGAAATGTTGAGCAACAAGATGAAAGAGTCCGGAGTGGATGTCTGGTTGATCAATACGGGTTGGACCGGTGGCCCCTATGGGGTTGGCACGCGAATGGAACTAAAATATACCCGTGCCATGATAAGCGCTGCATTGGAGGGGAAATTGGGATTGTACAATTATGACAATTACCATATCCATTCCGTATTTGGGGTAGCACAGCCCCGAGAATGTCCGGGAGTCCCTACCAGTGTGCTTAGTCCACGTGCAACCTGGAACGATGATGATGCGTACTATAAAACAGCATTTAAGCTGAGCAATGCGTTCAGGGAAAATTTTAAGAAGTTTGAAGCCTATGCCAATGAGGAAATCCGGAGGGGTGGGCCCCAGCGTTATGCGTTCTGA
- a CDS encoding uroporphyrinogen-III synthase, translated as MKVKTILVSQPEPKMENSPYSKLIEKSKVKVDFRPFIHVEGETAKSVRQQKIDLNDFTAIILTSRNAVDHFFRIADEMRFKVPDSMKYFCQSEAVAYYLQKYVVYRKRKIYVGQRLFGDLIPMFKKYKDEKFLLPSSDTLKQQVPSVLDELNLNWKRGIFYKTVVSDLSDLRDVYYDVLVFFSPSGIESLLKNFPDFEQKDTRIAVFGNSTVKAATDAGLRIDIKAPTPENPSMTMALQKYISDVNK; from the coding sequence ATGAAAGTAAAAACGATTTTGGTATCCCAACCAGAACCGAAAATGGAAAACTCTCCATATTCCAAACTGATTGAAAAATCGAAGGTAAAAGTTGATTTTAGACCCTTTATCCATGTTGAAGGTGAAACGGCCAAAAGTGTTCGCCAGCAAAAAATTGATTTAAACGATTTTACGGCCATTATATTGACCAGTAGGAATGCGGTCGATCATTTTTTCAGGATAGCTGATGAAATGCGTTTTAAGGTACCGGATAGCATGAAATATTTTTGCCAATCTGAAGCTGTGGCCTATTATCTACAGAAATATGTGGTCTATCGAAAGCGTAAAATATACGTGGGACAACGTTTGTTCGGGGACCTTATTCCAATGTTCAAGAAGTACAAGGATGAAAAGTTCCTGTTACCGTCATCCGACACCTTAAAACAACAGGTTCCCAGTGTATTGGATGAATTGAACCTAAATTGGAAACGCGGTATTTTTTACAAGACGGTGGTCAGTGACCTATCCGATTTAAGGGATGTCTATTATGATGTCCTGGTTTTCTTTAGTCCCTCCGGTATTGAGTCCCTGCTAAAAAACTTCCCGGATTTTGAACAAAAAGATACCCGAATAGCAGTCTTTGGAAACAGCACGGTCAAGGCTGCGACCGACGCAGGCCTAAGAATTGATATCAAGGCTCCCACACCAGAGAACCCGTCCATGACAATGGCATTACAGAAATACATTTCTGATGTGAATAAATAA
- a CDS encoding DUF4271 domain-containing protein, protein MNPIYRSITYLDWMTLILLFCLVLLVLGKYLFKTSFFNFIILPFNNKYITLNKKKGKLFYGFHLIISVFQIANLSLFLFISRNIFFDQHLTSSPEFYVVVVMGILVFLFVKTVLQIGNGYFFENNELMSDIIFEKLTYFNYGGLIAFLGNVLVIYVFPGDKSIIYLIFLLLIGINGIGIIKILRTHQKLIIGNTFYFILYLCTLEISPIAVLVSYLNS, encoded by the coding sequence ATGAATCCAATTTATCGCAGTATCACTTATCTCGACTGGATGACACTAATACTCTTGTTCTGCCTTGTTTTACTGGTGTTGGGCAAATACTTGTTCAAAACGTCGTTTTTCAATTTCATTATACTCCCATTTAATAATAAATACATCACCCTCAATAAGAAAAAGGGCAAGCTGTTTTATGGTTTTCATTTAATTATATCCGTATTCCAAATTGCCAACCTGTCCCTTTTCCTCTTCATCTCCAGAAACATTTTTTTTGACCAACACCTCACAAGCTCTCCGGAGTTTTATGTTGTTGTGGTTATGGGTATTCTGGTTTTCCTTTTTGTTAAAACGGTATTACAGATAGGGAATGGGTATTTTTTTGAAAATAATGAATTGATGAGCGATATTATTTTCGAAAAGTTAACCTACTTCAATTACGGGGGACTTATTGCTTTTTTAGGAAATGTCTTGGTGATTTATGTGTTCCCAGGAGATAAGTCCATAATTTATTTGATCTTTCTGCTTCTCATAGGTATAAACGGTATTGGTATCATTAAAATCCTAAGAACCCATCAAAAGTTGATTATAGGCAACACATTCTATTTTATTTTGTACCTTTGCACTCTCGAAATTTCGCCTATAGCTGTACTCGTCAGCTATTTAAACAGTTGA
- a CDS encoding ArnT family glycosyltransferase yields MGNQFSKTFFIFLGILLLLNLLQAHFTPLLYDETYYWYYSQNLDWGYFDHPPMVALLAKISGLLLPGELGVRFMGSLLGIGTIVLLWSMVGQREKERYTALFFLLVFSMPLFNAYGFFTLPDTPLLFFTALFLWLYKKFLSKYTVGTAFLLGLCMAALLYSKYHAVLVIIFVVLSNPRLVFNKYAWFSVFVALLAYVPHFVWLFDNDFIAVKYHLFERPNQPYSFDEFTLGYLLNLVVNFGLLFPWFYWALFKAKPKDKFQRSLLFLTYGVILFFFLSTLHRRAQAQWIIVICIPMLILTFNHLASEKSNRKWVWRIGIIGTVLIFYARAWLLYQPLIPFMDYETHGTKEWVGTLNEIVGDTPVIFENSYRRAPMYAFYSGHTSFSLNNIHYRQNQYSIDSSEFKVQHRRVAYVTPFADSGEFSYVPARSNTYYGWYIDDFESFRKLRCFVDSKPINLNGPGQTLKIHNPYSEDIPIKKLKFSIAYLDGYKDIIEILPIPIKPITPEITFLKANDTTVFSIEYPKPQKQQPKFLKFSISENDLLWGINSSSIKVKP; encoded by the coding sequence ATGGGGAATCAATTTTCCAAAACCTTCTTTATTTTTTTAGGGATATTATTGTTGCTCAATCTGCTACAAGCCCATTTTACCCCTCTTCTCTACGATGAGACCTATTATTGGTACTATTCCCAGAATTTGGATTGGGGGTATTTTGACCACCCCCCTATGGTAGCCTTACTTGCCAAAATAAGTGGGCTTCTCCTTCCTGGGGAGTTGGGCGTTCGTTTCATGGGCAGCCTCCTTGGCATTGGAACAATTGTACTACTTTGGTCAATGGTTGGACAAAGGGAAAAAGAGCGCTATACCGCCCTATTTTTCTTACTGGTATTTTCCATGCCATTGTTCAATGCCTACGGCTTTTTTACCCTTCCCGACACGCCTTTGCTTTTTTTCACGGCCCTTTTTCTCTGGCTTTATAAAAAGTTTTTAAGTAAGTATACGGTGGGTACTGCTTTTCTTTTGGGTCTTTGCATGGCAGCCCTATTGTACAGTAAGTACCATGCGGTTTTGGTCATCATCTTTGTAGTACTCTCCAATCCTCGATTAGTTTTCAACAAATATGCATGGTTTTCGGTCTTTGTTGCCTTACTGGCTTATGTTCCCCATTTTGTATGGTTGTTTGATAACGATTTTATTGCCGTAAAGTACCACCTTTTTGAGCGGCCCAACCAACCCTATAGTTTTGATGAGTTCACCTTGGGTTACCTTTTAAATCTGGTGGTAAATTTTGGACTCTTGTTCCCTTGGTTCTATTGGGCACTTTTTAAAGCTAAACCAAAAGACAAATTCCAAAGAAGCTTATTGTTTCTAACTTATGGGGTTATCCTTTTTTTCTTCCTGTCCACTTTGCATCGCAGGGCACAGGCCCAATGGATCATTGTTATTTGTATTCCTATGCTCATACTCACATTTAACCACCTTGCCAGTGAAAAAAGCAACAGAAAATGGGTGTGGAGGATAGGAATTATTGGCACCGTTCTAATCTTCTATGCAAGGGCCTGGCTTTTGTACCAACCCCTTATCCCTTTTATGGATTATGAAACCCATGGCACAAAGGAATGGGTTGGAACATTGAATGAAATTGTTGGCGATACCCCAGTAATATTTGAGAATAGCTATCGCCGTGCACCCATGTATGCTTTCTATTCCGGTCATACGTCCTTTTCCCTTAACAACATCCATTATCGTCAAAATCAGTACAGTATAGATAGTTCGGAATTTAAGGTACAGCATAGACGAGTGGCCTATGTTACCCCATTTGCCGATTCCGGAGAGTTCTCCTACGTTCCGGCAAGGTCCAACACATATTACGGATGGTATATCGATGATTTTGAATCTTTCCGAAAACTGAGGTGTTTTGTGGATTCAAAACCAATAAACTTGAATGGTCCCGGGCAAACACTTAAAATCCACAATCCGTATTCCGAAGATATCCCTATCAAAAAATTAAAATTTAGTATAGCTTATTTGGACGGCTATAAGGATATCATTGAAATTCTGCCCATACCCATAAAACCGATAACACCTGAAATTACGTTTCTAAAGGCCAATGATACCACAGTCTTTAGTATTGAGTATCCCAAACCCCAAAAACAACAACCTAAATTCCTTAAATTCAGCATATCCGAGAATGACTTGCTGTGGGGTATCAACAGTTCAAGTATAAAAGTGAAACCATGA
- a CDS encoding polyprenol monophosphomannose synthase produces MADGLVIIPTFNEIENVEAIIKTVFDLKKDFHVLIVDDNSPDGTAANVRQLQEQFSDNLFLEVRTEKSGLGTAYIHGFKWALARDYEYIFEMDADFSHKPSDLLRLHRACLNGADMAVGSRYKKGINVVNWPLGRILLSYGASFYVKLITGMRINDPTAGFVCYRRKVLESIDLDSVRFIGYAFQIEMKFRAYLKKFKIEEVSIIFTDRINGQSKMSSKIVWEAVFGVIVMKVRSIFQKGLF; encoded by the coding sequence GTGGCAGACGGATTGGTCATTATACCTACTTTTAATGAGATTGAGAATGTAGAGGCAATCATCAAAACGGTTTTTGACCTTAAGAAGGATTTTCATGTGCTGATCGTGGATGACAACTCCCCGGATGGTACGGCAGCGAATGTACGACAACTACAGGAGCAATTTTCGGACAATCTTTTTTTAGAGGTTCGGACCGAAAAATCAGGATTGGGCACCGCTTATATCCATGGATTTAAATGGGCACTTGCCCGGGACTATGAATATATTTTTGAGATGGATGCGGATTTCTCCCATAAACCAAGCGATTTGCTACGCCTTCATAGGGCATGTTTGAATGGGGCCGACATGGCCGTAGGTTCGCGGTATAAAAAGGGAATCAACGTTGTTAACTGGCCCTTAGGTAGGATACTACTGTCCTATGGGGCTTCTTTTTATGTGAAACTGATTACCGGTATGCGTATAAACGATCCCACTGCCGGATTTGTTTGTTACCGGCGTAAGGTATTGGAATCCATTGATTTGGATTCGGTGCGTTTTATAGGCTATGCCTTTCAAATAGAAATGAAATTCAGGGCCTATCTCAAAAAGTTTAAAATTGAAGAAGTGTCCATTATCTTCACAGATCGAATCAATGGACAGTCCAAAATGAGTTCCAAAATTGTATGGGAAGCGGTGTTTGGGGTTATAGTCATGAAAGTCAGAAGTATTTTTCAAAAGGGATTGTTTTAA
- a CDS encoding dihydroorotase: MGKVLIKNARAVNEGRQFETDVLIENGRIVRIDANISDANANIVDFNGNLLLPGVIDDQVHFREPGLTHKGTIYTESRAAVAGGITTFMEQPNTIPQTTTIEEHESKFAIASKSSFANYSFKFGGTNDNLEEIKRLDKNSCSGIKLFLGSSTGNMLVDNEAVLENIFRNTELVISTHCEDEGTIRANLAHYKEKYGDDIPVELHPVIRSVEACYLSSSKAIALAKKTGARLHVFHLSTAKEMDLFTNKIPLKEKKITAEVCIHHLWFSDEDYRDKGTLIKWNPAVKSATDRTALWEALLDDRIDVIATDHAPHTLEEKDNVYTKAPSGGPLVQHALVAMLQKHKEGRLSLEELVRKMCHNPAILFDIEKRGYIREGYFADLVEVDMDFDWEVKKPNILYKCGWSPFEGTTFGTRIKRTFVNGHLAYGNGVLSDESKAMRLTFER; the protein is encoded by the coding sequence ATGGGAAAGGTTTTAATAAAAAATGCAAGGGCCGTTAATGAGGGAAGGCAATTTGAAACGGATGTTTTAATTGAAAATGGGCGGATCGTACGTATCGATGCCAATATTTCAGATGCCAATGCCAACATTGTGGATTTTAACGGCAATCTATTACTTCCTGGAGTTATAGATGACCAAGTTCATTTTAGGGAACCCGGCCTGACCCACAAAGGAACCATTTATACGGAGAGTAGGGCGGCAGTTGCCGGAGGGATTACCACTTTTATGGAACAGCCCAATACCATTCCACAGACCACAACGATTGAAGAGCACGAATCAAAATTTGCCATAGCCTCAAAATCCTCTTTTGCCAATTACTCCTTTAAGTTTGGAGGCACAAATGACAATTTGGAGGAGATCAAAAGATTGGATAAAAACAGTTGTTCCGGGATAAAGCTTTTTTTGGGATCTTCAACGGGCAATATGTTGGTGGATAATGAGGCCGTTCTGGAGAATATCTTTAGGAATACCGAGTTGGTCATTTCCACACACTGCGAAGATGAGGGGACCATCCGGGCCAACCTGGCCCATTATAAAGAAAAGTATGGGGATGATATCCCTGTGGAGCTTCACCCTGTGATAAGGAGTGTGGAAGCCTGTTACCTCTCTTCGTCCAAAGCAATAGCATTGGCCAAAAAGACCGGCGCCAGATTGCACGTATTTCATCTTTCCACCGCAAAGGAAATGGATTTGTTCACCAATAAAATTCCTTTAAAGGAAAAGAAGATCACGGCGGAGGTATGTATTCACCACCTTTGGTTTTCCGATGAAGACTACAGGGACAAAGGAACACTGATCAAATGGAACCCTGCCGTAAAAAGTGCAACGGATAGGACCGCTCTTTGGGAAGCCCTTCTGGATGATCGTATTGATGTGATTGCTACGGACCATGCACCACACACCTTGGAAGAAAAAGACAATGTATATACCAAGGCACCTTCCGGAGGACCATTGGTACAACATGCTTTGGTCGCCATGTTACAGAAGCATAAGGAAGGTAGGCTTTCGTTGGAGGAACTGGTCCGGAAAATGTGCCACAACCCAGCTATTCTATTCGATATTGAAAAAAGGGGATATATTAGGGAGGGATATTTTGCCGATTTGGTCGAAGTGGACATGGATTTCGACTGGGAAGTTAAAAAGCCCAATATTCTCTATAAATGTGGTTGGTCACCCTTTGAAGGAACTACCTTTGGTACGCGGATAAAAAGGACTTTTGTAAACGGTCATTTGGCCTACGGGAATGGGGTCCTGTCCGATGAAAGTAAAGCAATGCGCTTAACTTTTGAAAGATAA
- a CDS encoding DUF4296 domain-containing protein, translating into MQRLLIFLVLPILFSCKEKLIEPPSDLISEAQMTEILYDLALINGLRSTDDRILKRHEIETMPYIYEKYGVDSLQFVHSDQYYASVPEIYQKMYESIQQRIEEKIKEMNRIREQKNDSARSKNKRVRDSIRKASNSASPQTPAKK; encoded by the coding sequence ATGCAGCGTTTATTGATTTTTCTTGTTTTACCAATTCTTTTCTCCTGCAAGGAAAAGTTGATCGAGCCCCCTTCAGATTTAATTTCCGAAGCACAAATGACGGAAATTCTTTATGATCTGGCATTGATCAACGGGTTGCGGTCTACAGATGATAGGATACTTAAAAGGCATGAAATAGAAACCATGCCCTATATCTATGAAAAATATGGAGTGGATAGCCTGCAATTTGTGCATAGTGACCAATATTACGCATCGGTTCCGGAAATCTACCAGAAGATGTACGAATCCATCCAGCAAAGAATAGAAGAAAAAATTAAGGAAATGAACAGGATAAGGGAGCAAAAAAATGATAGCGCCCGTAGTAAAAATAAACGTGTTCGGGATAGCATCAGGAAAGCATCGAATTCAGCTAGTCCCCAAACTCCAGCAAAAAAATAG
- a CDS encoding NAD-dependent epimerase/dehydratase family protein — MILVTGGTGLVGSHLLLGLCKKGENITATYRNPDKIKTVEKIFSYYSDDPSVLLSNVQWVKADVTDLSSLEVAFKGVKKVYHAAALVSFDPRDDKKLLKTNIEGTANIVNLCIANLVEKLCFVSSIAALGNSVNGEMVTEENEWTNTNTTIYGISKHYAEMEVWKASQEGLQVVIVNPGIIIAPGFWKSSSGSFFRYSAKEPKHYLPSGTGFVSANDVTLAMIQLMDGTIANERYILVGENWTYKYFFDLLAKGLDKPPPQKALKLWMLQVFWRLDWIRSNLLGKRRRLSKPVAALFGTTEIYDNSKLKKDLNFEYEDLEESIRTCCAIFLLEFGD, encoded by the coding sequence ATGATTTTGGTCACGGGAGGAACAGGATTGGTAGGATCGCACCTACTTTTGGGGCTTTGCAAAAAAGGGGAGAACATAACCGCTACCTATCGCAACCCGGATAAGATCAAGACCGTTGAAAAGATTTTTTCGTATTACAGCGATGATCCAAGTGTATTATTGTCCAATGTCCAATGGGTCAAAGCGGATGTGACTGATTTGTCTTCCCTGGAAGTTGCCTTTAAAGGGGTAAAAAAAGTGTATCATGCCGCCGCCCTGGTTTCATTTGATCCCAGGGATGACAAAAAGCTTCTTAAGACCAATATTGAGGGAACGGCAAATATTGTGAACCTATGCATCGCAAACTTGGTCGAAAAACTCTGTTTTGTAAGTTCCATAGCGGCCTTGGGCAATAGTGTCAATGGGGAAATGGTCACCGAGGAAAATGAATGGACCAACACCAATACCACAATTTACGGGATTTCCAAACATTACGCGGAGATGGAAGTTTGGAAAGCTTCCCAGGAAGGCCTTCAAGTTGTTATCGTAAACCCCGGGATCATTATCGCACCAGGTTTTTGGAAAAGTAGTAGCGGAAGTTTTTTTCGCTATTCCGCCAAAGAGCCCAAGCACTACTTGCCCAGTGGAACTGGATTTGTTTCCGCGAACGACGTTACTTTGGCCATGATCCAACTTATGGATGGCACCATTGCCAATGAACGTTACATTCTTGTTGGCGAAAACTGGACGTACAAATACTTCTTTGATTTGCTGGCAAAGGGGTTGGACAAACCTCCTCCCCAAAAGGCGCTAAAGCTCTGGATGCTTCAGGTTTTTTGGAGGCTGGATTGGATACGAAGCAACCTGTTGGGCAAGCGAAGAAGACTTTCCAAACCGGTAGCTGCCCTTTTTGGGACAACGGAAATCTACGATAACTCCAAACTGAAAAAGGACTTAAATTTTGAATACGAAGACCTGGAAGAAAGCATAAGGACCTGCTGTGCTATTTTTTTGCTGGAGTTTGGGGACTAG